Proteins from a genomic interval of Chitinimonas sp. BJYL2:
- a CDS encoding MOSC domain-containing protein has protein sequence MQLTDIYVHPLKSCRGNRLAQATVELMGLQHDRRWMLVDEQGAFITGRQVPRLVQVAVQPDDTGAIFRAAGAGEVRVEIAELTEVIEVGIWRSRLGARTGAMEADFWFSDYLGMSCRLVYVGPESTRRTGRDANVPVAFADGYPLLLIGTASLADLNARLAEPAQMRQFRPNLVIETHTAFMEDGFRRIRIGSAEFENLKPCTRCIFTTVNPDSGELHPARQPLATLNHYRRTADGTMFGINLVPRVLGEVCVGDEVVVLD, from the coding sequence ATGCAACTGACCGATATCTATGTGCACCCGCTCAAATCCTGCCGGGGAAACCGCCTGGCGCAGGCCACGGTCGAGTTGATGGGTCTGCAGCATGATCGCCGCTGGATGCTGGTAGACGAGCAGGGTGCATTCATTACCGGTCGGCAGGTGCCCCGCTTGGTTCAGGTTGCGGTGCAGCCCGACGACACGGGGGCAATTTTCCGTGCTGCCGGCGCAGGTGAAGTACGCGTAGAGATTGCCGAGCTGACAGAGGTGATCGAGGTCGGCATCTGGCGCAGCCGACTGGGTGCGCGCACCGGCGCCATGGAAGCGGACTTCTGGTTCTCCGATTATCTGGGCATGAGCTGCCGGCTCGTTTACGTGGGTCCGGAAAGTACGCGACGCACAGGGCGCGATGCCAATGTGCCTGTTGCGTTTGCCGATGGTTATCCGCTGTTGCTCATCGGCACGGCCTCATTGGCGGATCTGAATGCGCGCCTTGCTGAGCCGGCGCAGATGCGCCAGTTCCGTCCCAATCTGGTCATCGAGACACACACCGCTTTCATGGAAGATGGTTTCAGGCGTATTCGCATCGGCTCTGCCGAGTTCGAGAATCTCAAGCCCTGCACCCGGTGCATCTTCACGACGGTGAACCCCGATAGTGGCGAATTGCACCCCGCCCGACAGCCGCTGGCAACGCTGAACCACTACCGCCGCACGGCGGACGGCACGATGTTCGGCATCAATCTGGTGCCCCGTGTGCTGGGCGAAGTGTGTGTGGGGGATGAAGTGGTGGTGCTCGACTGA
- a CDS encoding site-2 protease family protein, whose product MEDWNIIQKIAIYAIPVLFAITVHEASHGYAAKHFGDRTAEMEGRLSLNPLRHIDLFGTIIVPALALLLGGFLFGWAKPVPVDFRNLRSPKRDMMWVAAAGPASNLAMAFFWGLMLNLAHGLDGNSFQMPMAYMAQAGIQINVVLMVLNLLPLPPLDGGRILVSLLPNRAAYTVSRIEPYGMFILIALIFTGVLTKIMLPFIALTYGLLGLIL is encoded by the coding sequence TTGGAAGACTGGAACATTATCCAGAAGATCGCGATCTACGCGATCCCGGTTCTGTTTGCGATTACGGTGCACGAAGCATCGCACGGCTATGCGGCCAAGCACTTCGGTGACCGCACAGCCGAGATGGAAGGGCGCCTGTCGCTGAATCCGCTGCGGCATATCGATCTGTTCGGCACCATCATTGTGCCGGCCTTGGCTTTGCTGCTGGGTGGTTTCCTGTTCGGCTGGGCCAAGCCCGTGCCGGTGGACTTCCGCAACCTCCGCTCACCCAAGCGCGACATGATGTGGGTGGCGGCTGCCGGCCCGGCTTCCAATCTGGCGATGGCCTTCTTTTGGGGACTGATGCTGAACCTGGCGCACGGTCTGGACGGCAACAGCTTCCAGATGCCGATGGCCTACATGGCACAGGCAGGTATCCAGATCAACGTGGTGCTGATGGTGCTGAACCTGTTGCCGCTGCCGCCGCTGGATGGCGGGCGGATTCTGGTCTCGCTGTTGCCGAATCGTGCGGCGTATACGGTTTCGCGGATCGAGCCATATGGCATGTTCATCCTGATCGCGCTGATCTTTACAGGTGTGCTGACCAAGATCATGTTGCCGTTCATTGCGCTGACTTATGGCTTGCTGGGGCTGATTCTGTAG
- a CDS encoding tryptophan--tRNA ligase: MTQATQRVLTGITTTGTPHLGNYVGAIRPAIAASRAPNTESFFFLADYHALIKCDDPARVERSRMEIAAIWLAAGLDPAKVTIYRQSDVPEVTELNWLITCVTAKGLMNRAHAYKAATDINEAAGVDIDHGITMGLFCYPVLMAADILMFNAHKVPVGKDQVQHIEMARDIAQRFNHLYGAGKELFVLPEAIVDEDVPLLPGLDGRKMSKSYDNVIPLFNGGAKGLKEAVARIVTDSRLPGEPKDPDSNSLIAIFNAFATPEQTAAFRAELVGGLGWGEAKQKLLAAIEAEIGPMRAEYDALMADPARIEAAMQVGAARARAIAQPLLQELRAAVGLRSFRAPVAAKTVESAKAALPVFKQYREADGRFYFKLTAADGRVLLQSEGFEQGKDAGQWVGKLKREGAAALAGAPVTLTDSATQDEVATALAAFAEA; the protein is encoded by the coding sequence ATGACGCAAGCCACGCAGCGCGTGCTGACCGGCATCACCACCACCGGCACGCCGCATCTGGGCAACTATGTGGGCGCCATCCGCCCGGCCATTGCCGCCAGCCGCGCGCCCAACACCGAGAGTTTTTTCTTTCTGGCCGATTACCACGCGCTGATCAAATGCGACGACCCGGCCCGCGTCGAGCGCTCGCGCATGGAAATCGCCGCGATCTGGCTGGCTGCAGGTCTCGATCCGGCCAAGGTCACCATCTACCGCCAGAGCGATGTACCTGAAGTCACGGAACTCAACTGGCTCATCACCTGTGTGACCGCCAAGGGCCTGATGAACCGCGCCCATGCCTACAAAGCAGCAACCGATATCAACGAGGCCGCAGGGGTAGATATTGATCACGGCATCACCATGGGCCTGTTCTGCTACCCGGTGCTAATGGCCGCCGACATCCTCATGTTCAACGCGCACAAGGTGCCCGTAGGCAAGGATCAGGTCCAGCACATCGAAATGGCACGCGACATCGCCCAGCGCTTCAACCACCTTTACGGCGCCGGCAAGGAACTGTTCGTGCTGCCCGAGGCGATTGTGGACGAGGATGTGCCGCTGCTGCCGGGACTCGATGGCCGCAAGATGAGCAAGAGCTACGACAATGTGATCCCGCTGTTCAACGGCGGCGCCAAGGGCCTCAAGGAAGCCGTGGCCCGCATCGTTACCGACTCGCGCCTGCCCGGCGAGCCCAAAGACCCGGACAGCAACTCGCTGATCGCCATCTTCAACGCCTTTGCCACACCAGAACAAACCGCCGCCTTCCGCGCCGAGCTGGTGGGTGGCTTGGGTTGGGGTGAGGCCAAGCAAAAGCTGCTGGCCGCCATCGAAGCCGAAATCGGCCCGATGCGTGCTGAGTACGACGCCCTGATGGCCGACCCGGCCCGTATCGAAGCCGCCATGCAAGTCGGCGCAGCGCGCGCACGGGCAATTGCCCAGCCGTTGCTGCAAGAATTGCGTGCAGCGGTGGGCCTGCGCTCGTTCCGCGCCCCGGTCGCCGCCAAGACGGTTGAATCAGCCAAGGCCGCGCTACCGGTCTTCAAGCAATACCGCGAAGCCGATGGCCGCTTCTACTTCAAGCTGACCGCCGCCGACGGCCGCGTGCTGCTGCAAAGCGAAGGCTTCGAGCAGGGCAAGGACGCGGGGCAATGGGTGGGCAAGCTCAAGCGCGAAGGGGCCGCGGCCTTGGCTGGCGCGCCGGTAACGCTGACTGACAGTGCCACACAGGATGAAGTCGCTACCGCGCTTGCTGCATTCGCGGAAGCGTGA
- a CDS encoding 3',5'-nucleoside bisphosphate phosphatase, whose protein sequence is MLPIDLHAHSNVSDGMLPPAEVVTRAFERGCKLFALTDHDDLRGLAVAADTARTLGMQFLPGVEVSVTWRKHTIHVVGLGVDTANETLQQGLASVRQGRDERAVRMSDALAALGIPDMLAGARKFADNPEMIGRAHFARHLIERGLAKDMKGVFKKYLAKGKPGYVSHQWAALADAVSWIRAAGGLAVIAHPGRYEFGRMLMGELIAEFKAAGGEAIEVVSGSHQAIDVSRFARLAEDEGLYASLGSDYHATGEGAREPGILPDLPPGPVPVWRRWYADADLLAEVA, encoded by the coding sequence ATGTTACCGATTGATCTCCACGCCCACTCCAATGTCTCCGACGGCATGCTCCCCCCCGCCGAGGTGGTGACGCGCGCCTTCGAGCGCGGCTGCAAGCTGTTCGCACTGACCGACCATGATGATCTGCGTGGCCTCGCCGTCGCGGCCGACACGGCGCGTACGCTGGGCATGCAGTTCCTGCCCGGTGTTGAGGTATCGGTCACCTGGCGCAAGCACACGATCCACGTGGTGGGACTCGGTGTGGACACCGCCAACGAGACCCTGCAGCAAGGCTTGGCCAGCGTGCGCCAGGGCCGTGACGAGCGGGCGGTGCGCATGAGCGACGCGCTGGCGGCACTGGGTATCCCCGATATGCTGGCTGGCGCGCGCAAGTTTGCCGACAACCCCGAGATGATCGGCCGCGCCCACTTCGCCCGCCACCTGATCGAACGCGGTCTGGCCAAGGACATGAAGGGCGTGTTCAAGAAGTACCTCGCCAAGGGCAAACCCGGTTATGTCTCTCACCAGTGGGCTGCACTCGCCGATGCGGTGAGCTGGATACGCGCGGCGGGCGGTTTGGCGGTCATCGCCCATCCGGGCCGCTATGAATTCGGGCGCATGCTGATGGGCGAGCTGATTGCCGAATTCAAGGCTGCGGGCGGCGAGGCGATTGAAGTCGTCTCCGGCAGCCACCAAGCCATCGATGTTTCCCGCTTTGCGCGGCTGGCTGAAGACGAAGGCCTGTATGCCTCGCTGGGCAGCGATTATCACGCCACCGGTGAAGGTGCCCGTGAACCGGGTATCCTGCCTGATTTGCCGCCCGGACCCGTGCCGGTGTGGCGACGCTGGTATGCCGATGCTGACCTGCTTGCGGAGGTTGCCTGA
- a CDS encoding diguanylate cyclase, which yields MTSNDLDRKCAALAATWHSYQVQPQFEQFVEFAVTLSSFAEFLNGRGISGLHQRAHELEQQALAAFGDQDTHPVPPQLMQELGDRLGHLVARVGAYVESEPEPLEDRRMGTDVAQAISLLQSRRVWFVGGATQGWQALIGQLGYFGIAAETYNWHELPPPPAEPGVLLLDTRQQPAEQLTSSIAVLRARFEAATLIAVDVAPAFRNLQQLLAAGCDQCLVAGTPAANLLGRIIELSGSEDEDTYRVLVVEDSITASKLIQRTLRENGIDSEAIINPAEVLGALQRYQPDLILMDMYMPDCTGVEAARVVRQHPEFLSIPIIYLSGETDVALQIDALRLGGDQFLTKPFNPVILNAVVKSKIERYRLLRRSMFHDSLTGLLNHTSSKQRLDAAVAMASAAETPLAVAMIDIDHFKQVNDRYGHPIGDQIIRSLAWLLKQRLRNSDVIGRYGGEEFLVGLPGATTEQAFDVLDRIRRDFAQIRHAFGDSTFTSSFSAGVAGFPNLNTGEALVKDADVALYEAKRGGRNRVVAHG from the coding sequence ATGACCAGCAATGACCTAGATCGCAAATGTGCGGCGCTCGCTGCAACCTGGCATAGCTATCAGGTTCAGCCGCAATTCGAGCAGTTTGTGGAATTTGCCGTAACGCTTTCAAGCTTTGCGGAATTTCTCAACGGCAGAGGCATCTCCGGCTTGCATCAAAGGGCACACGAGCTGGAACAGCAGGCCCTTGCTGCCTTTGGCGATCAGGATACGCACCCTGTTCCGCCTCAGCTGATGCAGGAGCTAGGAGACCGCCTGGGGCATCTGGTCGCACGTGTGGGTGCCTATGTGGAGAGCGAGCCAGAACCCCTTGAGGATCGCCGCATGGGCACGGATGTCGCCCAAGCCATCAGCTTGCTACAGAGCCGCCGCGTCTGGTTTGTGGGCGGCGCCACACAGGGCTGGCAGGCGCTGATCGGCCAGCTTGGCTACTTTGGCATTGCGGCTGAAACCTACAACTGGCATGAGCTGCCTCCCCCGCCAGCCGAGCCCGGCGTGCTGCTGCTGGATACGCGCCAGCAGCCTGCCGAACAACTGACCAGTTCGATTGCGGTGCTGCGTGCGCGCTTTGAGGCTGCCACCCTGATCGCGGTGGATGTGGCCCCGGCCTTCCGCAATCTGCAACAATTGCTCGCAGCCGGCTGTGACCAGTGTCTGGTGGCGGGTACGCCAGCAGCCAACCTGCTGGGCCGTATCATTGAGCTATCGGGCAGCGAGGACGAGGACACCTATCGTGTACTGGTGGTCGAAGATTCCATTACCGCCAGCAAATTGATCCAGCGCACGCTGCGCGAAAACGGTATCGACAGTGAGGCCATCATCAACCCGGCCGAAGTGCTCGGGGCGTTGCAGCGTTACCAGCCCGATCTGATTCTCATGGATATGTACATGCCCGACTGCACGGGTGTGGAAGCGGCACGCGTGGTGCGCCAGCACCCAGAATTCCTGTCGATCCCGATCATTTATCTATCTGGCGAGACGGACGTTGCCTTGCAGATTGATGCACTGCGTCTCGGCGGCGACCAGTTCCTGACCAAACCGTTCAACCCGGTCATCCTGAATGCCGTTGTCAAGAGCAAGATCGAGCGTTACCGGCTCCTGCGCAGATCGATGTTCCACGACAGCCTGACCGGCCTGCTCAATCACACCAGTTCCAAGCAGCGCCTGGATGCGGCAGTGGCCATGGCGAGCGCGGCGGAAACCCCGCTGGCCGTGGCCATGATCGATATCGATCACTTCAAGCAGGTCAATGATCGCTATGGCCACCCTATCGGCGACCAGATCATCCGCAGCCTGGCGTGGCTGCTCAAGCAACGCTTGCGTAACAGCGATGTGATCGGCCGTTACGGTGGTGAGGAGTTTCTGGTGGGCTTGCCCGGTGCCACCACCGAGCAGGCGTTTGATGTGCTTGATCGTATCCGCCGCGACTTTGCGCAGATCCGCCATGCTTTTGGCGACAGCACGTTTACCTCCAGCTTTTCTGCCGGGGTTGCCGGATTCCCCAACCTGAACACAGGAGAAGCCTTGGTCAAAGACGCGGATGTGGCGCTTTACGAGGCCAAGCGTGGCGGTCGCAATCGCGTGGTTGCACATGGCTGA
- a CDS encoding DUF6624 domain-containing protein — protein sequence MARLLLCLLVAVFATVGYAGEVSCDANALRSDLEAAFKRDQHDRLLSRELAAAARNKETAVNESERRALWDKINQLDLANQQFLDEVVVRCGWPKSSQVGARAASAAFLIVQHASLGFKLKYLPIMRELAKEGELPMHQLALLEDRVRTSQKLPQLYGSQVDTKDGVTLLPVEDEAGLDKRRAQVGLPPICKYLEGFVKFYGSIRYSKCLATESR from the coding sequence GTGGCCCGTTTGCTCTTGTGCCTGCTTGTCGCAGTATTTGCGACAGTCGGGTATGCGGGAGAGGTCAGTTGCGATGCCAATGCGCTGCGCTCGGATCTTGAGGCGGCATTCAAGCGCGATCAGCATGATCGCCTGTTAAGCCGGGAGTTGGCTGCCGCAGCCCGCAACAAGGAAACCGCCGTCAACGAATCCGAGCGACGCGCCCTATGGGACAAGATCAACCAGCTCGATCTTGCCAATCAGCAATTCCTAGATGAAGTCGTTGTTCGCTGTGGCTGGCCCAAATCCAGCCAAGTAGGGGCAAGGGCAGCTAGTGCTGCATTCCTGATTGTTCAGCACGCATCGCTTGGTTTCAAACTGAAGTATCTGCCGATCATGCGGGAGCTTGCGAAGGAGGGCGAGCTTCCCATGCATCAGCTTGCACTGCTGGAGGACCGGGTACGTACATCGCAGAAGCTTCCCCAGCTTTACGGATCGCAAGTCGACACCAAAGATGGAGTCACGCTACTACCTGTCGAGGACGAAGCCGGGCTCGACAAGCGTCGCGCTCAGGTTGGGTTACCGCCGATCTGCAAGTACCTTGAAGGCTTCGTCAAGTTCTACGGCTCGATACGCTACTCAAAATGCTTGGCAACGGAAAGCCGCTAG
- a CDS encoding CPBP family intramembrane glutamic endopeptidase, with protein MPARIDTLCRRWAALPFWYFVVTVYGGSLLIKIVVMLLISESARAVGAPLPDVDVLAPVGLTAIFISSVLVAPVLETAVYQAIPLWLGRRLTAKPFWPIAICAGVFASLHYQQAASGMLHAFVVGLMFCAAYWYRAEQPDGQPYLAVVLVHMLHNLLAWGTEWAQRSGLVPT; from the coding sequence ATGCCAGCGCGCATCGACACATTGTGCCGGCGCTGGGCCGCGCTGCCGTTCTGGTACTTTGTGGTGACGGTCTATGGCGGCTCGCTGCTCATCAAGATTGTGGTCATGCTGCTGATCAGCGAATCGGCCCGCGCCGTCGGCGCACCGTTGCCCGATGTCGATGTACTGGCCCCCGTGGGCCTGACGGCCATCTTCATTTCATCGGTTCTCGTGGCGCCGGTCCTCGAAACAGCGGTCTATCAAGCCATTCCGCTATGGCTGGGTCGCCGGCTCACGGCCAAACCGTTCTGGCCGATTGCGATCTGTGCCGGCGTGTTTGCCAGTCTGCACTATCAGCAGGCTGCATCGGGCATGCTGCATGCATTCGTGGTTGGACTGATGTTCTGCGCGGCTTACTGGTATCGCGCCGAGCAACCGGACGGTCAGCCTTATCTAGCGGTGGTGCTGGTGCATATGCTGCACAATCTGCTGGCTTGGGGCACAGAATGGGCGCAGCGCAGCGGACTGGTGCCTACCTAG
- a CDS encoding TonB-dependent siderophore receptor, protein MKIKQLAYAIGVIGLASTSVAFASEAPKAERIQITGSNIKRVSAEGPTQVITVNREQIERSGATSTGDLLRLLPAISADDSSSYSLRPTDAGYQPATARGSFSTTDVLVLVDGRRMPVYPEQGQVVDLNSVPLAAIERIEYLNSGASAVYGSDAVMGVINIITRRRVDGIQLSARYGESSRGDGERQRASISGGYGDLATDGWSLMLAGEVEKVGNIMMRDRENTRTADLRRFGGPDRRLSTSPEGNVQRANGSYQPLGACQNGNPAGGVPLPSVGSGLFCPFDPNSTTQVQPEVDSYGAMANLEVKLGESMNLRSNFIYRKKESGNFLNPNPLNLAFNALTNSNPFNERVTVFIRPLGPQLMRNKDIEVDLSRFSVGLSGSLQNIEWSLNAATGKSGYTESGSGYYNAAKLNAAIANGSLNPFLGTFTADNVVRLGLLEAPKRSSETKLDSLEFLASGELFDLPAGAVGFAAGLGYFDETYTDTPDPLQSAGALFQDPQLAFVNKGRDNTYYFGEVNVPVVQGLDFGVAVRQDKYTEFKSPVTSTVSLRYQPMTQLLLRASYGEGFKAPTLRQLYATPTSGFPAARDFQGCALRGIPAAQCTTRQYQARSTSNSALNPEQSETKTFGFVFAPTNNVNFSVDFSQIDKKDQIETLVLQDVLSNPTIPVAGFGTAADLVVRQPNGQIDETAFITLPRANVAKTSTKMIDFAMIGRTKIGSTRITFENALNYLISAKKSPLPGVALAEYVGLSGFQRWRNVSSVKVEQGAWTGSTTVRTLSGFVDAITPSGRAGAKSKPSLTTVDLLGGYSGLLMKNSKIELGVKNVFDRMPIYATASNSSSNVDLAHDVTGRFYYMNLGLSF, encoded by the coding sequence ATGAAAATCAAGCAACTGGCCTACGCCATCGGCGTGATCGGTCTTGCATCGACTTCGGTGGCGTTTGCCTCGGAAGCGCCCAAAGCAGAACGCATCCAGATTACGGGTAGTAACATCAAGCGCGTGTCTGCCGAAGGTCCGACGCAAGTCATTACCGTGAATCGCGAGCAGATCGAGCGTAGCGGCGCCACCAGCACCGGCGACCTGCTCCGTCTGCTGCCTGCCATCAGCGCAGATGACAGCTCCAGTTACTCGCTTCGCCCGACCGATGCCGGCTACCAGCCCGCAACCGCTCGCGGTTCGTTCTCCACAACCGACGTACTCGTATTGGTTGATGGTCGCCGCATGCCGGTATACCCGGAACAAGGCCAGGTGGTTGACCTGAACAGCGTTCCGCTGGCTGCCATTGAGCGTATCGAATACCTCAACAGCGGTGCTTCCGCTGTTTACGGCTCCGACGCCGTGATGGGTGTGATCAACATCATTACCCGCCGTCGCGTCGATGGCATTCAGCTCAGCGCCCGCTATGGCGAGAGCAGCCGTGGTGATGGCGAGCGTCAGCGTGCCAGCATCTCGGGCGGTTACGGTGACCTCGCAACTGACGGCTGGAGCCTGATGCTGGCCGGTGAAGTAGAAAAAGTCGGCAACATCATGATGCGCGACCGTGAAAACACGCGCACTGCCGACCTGCGTCGCTTCGGTGGCCCTGATCGTCGTCTGTCGACCTCGCCTGAAGGCAACGTTCAGCGCGCTAACGGCAGTTATCAGCCGCTGGGCGCTTGCCAGAATGGCAACCCTGCCGGTGGTGTGCCGCTGCCTAGCGTGGGTTCCGGTTTGTTCTGCCCGTTTGACCCCAACTCCACTACTCAAGTCCAGCCAGAAGTCGATTCCTACGGCGCCATGGCCAACCTGGAAGTGAAGCTGGGCGAGTCGATGAACCTGCGCAGCAACTTCATCTACCGCAAGAAGGAATCGGGTAACTTCCTGAATCCTAACCCGCTGAACCTCGCCTTCAACGCCCTGACCAACAGCAACCCGTTCAATGAGCGCGTTACCGTCTTCATCCGTCCGCTTGGCCCGCAGCTGATGCGCAACAAGGACATTGAAGTCGATCTGTCCCGTTTCTCGGTGGGTCTGAGCGGTTCGCTGCAGAACATCGAATGGTCGCTGAATGCCGCAACCGGCAAGAGCGGCTACACCGAGTCGGGCTCGGGTTACTACAACGCTGCCAAGCTGAATGCAGCGATTGCCAACGGTTCGCTCAATCCGTTCCTTGGCACGTTCACCGCGGATAACGTGGTACGTCTGGGCCTGCTCGAAGCACCGAAGCGCAGCTCCGAAACCAAGCTGGACAGCTTGGAGTTCCTGGCTAGCGGCGAACTGTTCGACCTGCCGGCCGGTGCTGTCGGCTTTGCTGCCGGTCTGGGTTACTTCGATGAAACCTACACCGATACGCCGGATCCGCTCCAATCCGCTGGTGCGCTGTTCCAGGATCCGCAACTGGCCTTCGTTAACAAGGGTCGCGACAACACCTACTACTTCGGTGAAGTCAATGTTCCGGTGGTCCAGGGTCTCGACTTCGGCGTTGCTGTCCGTCAAGACAAGTACACCGAGTTCAAGTCGCCTGTCACCAGCACGGTATCGCTGCGTTACCAGCCGATGACCCAGCTGCTGCTGCGCGCATCGTATGGCGAAGGCTTCAAGGCCCCGACGCTGCGTCAGCTCTACGCCACACCGACTTCGGGCTTCCCCGCAGCGCGTGACTTCCAGGGTTGTGCCCTGCGTGGCATCCCGGCAGCTCAGTGTACGACGCGTCAATACCAGGCACGTTCGACCTCGAACTCGGCGCTGAATCCGGAGCAATCCGAAACCAAGACCTTTGGTTTCGTGTTTGCACCGACCAATAACGTGAACTTCAGCGTTGACTTCAGCCAGATCGACAAGAAGGATCAGATCGAGACGCTGGTACTGCAAGATGTACTGAGCAACCCGACGATCCCGGTTGCCGGCTTCGGCACTGCAGCCGACCTGGTGGTTCGTCAGCCGAACGGCCAGATCGACGAAACCGCGTTCATCACGCTGCCGCGTGCCAACGTTGCGAAGACTTCCACCAAGATGATCGACTTCGCCATGATTGGTCGCACCAAGATTGGTTCGACGCGTATCACCTTCGAGAACGCACTGAACTATCTGATCAGCGCCAAGAAGTCGCCGCTGCCTGGTGTTGCACTGGCTGAGTACGTTGGCCTGTCCGGCTTCCAGCGCTGGCGTAATGTGTCTTCCGTGAAGGTTGAGCAGGGTGCATGGACGGGCTCCACTACCGTCCGTACCCTCTCGGGCTTCGTGGATGCCATTACACCGAGCGGTCGTGCGGGTGCCAAGTCCAAGCCTTCGCTGACCACGGTCGACCTGTTGGGCGGTTACAGCGGTCTGCTGATGAAGAACAGCAAGATCGAACTGGGCGTGAAGAACGTGTTTGATCGCATGCCGATCTACGCGACTGCGTCCAACTCGTCCTCCAACGTTGACTTGGCTCACGATGTCACCGGCCGCTTCTACTACATGAATCTCGGCCTCAGCTTCTAA
- a CDS encoding LysE/ArgO family amino acid transporter: MPAFHPDAALQGFFLGASLIMAIGAQNAFVLRQGLQGAAPFLTALTCAICDAVLIVAGLLGLGSLINAHPEIARWFAVFGAVFLAWYGLRALKAALKPGALNAEAGSGVREWRKVVLTTLSFSLLNPHVYLDTVVLLGSVGAQWPGPARLSFGVGAVSASFAWFFGLAYGAGKLAPLFAKPIAWRVLDFIIAAIMFWLAVMLARMALGA, from the coding sequence ATGCCCGCTTTCCATCCCGATGCCGCCCTGCAAGGCTTCTTCCTCGGTGCCAGTCTGATCATGGCCATCGGCGCGCAAAATGCGTTCGTGCTGCGGCAAGGCCTACAAGGCGCGGCCCCCTTCCTCACCGCGCTGACCTGCGCCATCTGCGATGCCGTACTCATCGTTGCCGGCTTGTTGGGCTTGGGTAGCCTCATCAACGCGCACCCGGAAATCGCACGCTGGTTTGCCGTGTTCGGTGCCGTATTTCTGGCTTGGTATGGTCTGCGCGCGCTCAAAGCCGCGCTCAAGCCCGGTGCACTCAATGCCGAAGCCGGTAGCGGCGTGCGCGAATGGCGCAAGGTGGTGCTCACCACGCTGAGTTTCAGCCTGCTGAATCCGCATGTGTATCTCGATACGGTGGTACTGCTAGGCAGCGTGGGAGCCCAGTGGCCGGGACCGGCGCGGCTGTCGTTCGGCGTCGGTGCGGTCTCTGCTTCGTTTGCGTGGTTTTTTGGTCTGGCTTATGGCGCGGGCAAGCTGGCGCCGCTATTCGCCAAGCCGATTGCCTGGCGGGTGCTCGATTTCATCATCGCCGCGATCATGTTCTGGCTGGCCGTCATGCTAGCGCGGATGGCGCTCGGCGCCTGA
- a CDS encoding L-threonylcarbamoyladenylate synthase — protein MSQFFAIHPDNPQPRLIKQAVAIIRDGGLVVYPTDSCYALGCHLGDKDAVDRIRRIRQVDDKHHFTLVCRDLSELGTYARVDNRQFRYLKSALPGPYTVILQATREVPKRVMQAKRSTIGLRVPDHPVTLALLEELGEPMLSSTLLLPGDEWPPTEAWEIRDRLEHEVELVIDGGHCGAEPTTVIDLTEEPVLLRQGAGKATVFGL, from the coding sequence ATGTCCCAATTTTTCGCCATCCACCCCGATAATCCCCAGCCGCGCCTGATCAAGCAGGCCGTTGCCATCATTCGCGATGGCGGTCTGGTCGTGTATCCCACGGACTCCTGCTATGCGCTCGGTTGCCACCTGGGCGACAAGGACGCGGTGGACCGCATCCGCCGCATCCGCCAGGTTGATGACAAGCATCACTTCACCCTGGTGTGCCGTGATCTCTCCGAGCTGGGCACCTATGCCCGTGTCGATAACCGCCAGTTCCGCTATCTCAAGAGTGCGTTGCCCGGCCCGTACACGGTGATCCTGCAAGCCACGCGCGAGGTACCCAAGCGGGTGATGCAGGCCAAGCGTTCGACCATCGGTCTGCGCGTGCCCGATCATCCGGTCACCCTGGCGTTGCTGGAGGAGCTGGGCGAGCCCATGCTGTCGTCCACCTTGCTGCTGCCCGGTGACGAGTGGCCACCCACTGAAGCCTGGGAAATCCGTGACCGGCTTGAACATGAAGTCGAGCTGGTCATTGATGGCGGTCATTGCGGTGCGGAGCCAACCACGGTGATCGACCTGACCGAGGAGCCGGTACTGCTACGCCAGGGCGCCGGCAAGGCCACGGTATTCGGCTTGTGA